The following proteins are co-located in the Camarhynchus parvulus chromosome 17, STF_HiC, whole genome shotgun sequence genome:
- the SURF2 gene encoding surfeit locus protein 2, with protein sequence MAAPGPGGSAAVPEVPEAERLFLRQHPLLSPAGPGKVRCKLTGHELPCRLSELQAYTSGKKYQRLIKAAREFDYGTFEPHIVPSTKNLHQLFCKLTLRHINKLPEHVLRHVQGKRYQKALKTYEECQREGVEYVPACLRQKKQRAQHPDDQTNGSKQPHRKEEFWEPKSSEEDGEDTDDSMSDLYPPALFPEKNPPAAESTKGSDDFVTDNEDDGAKQNGEHGARRDSSRAAGKRGKKQTGPLKKKFKSHHRKPKNFKKATNGK encoded by the exons ATGGCGGCGCCGGGCCCGGGCGGCAGCGCGGCCGTGCCGGAGGTGCCCGAGGCGGAGCGGCTCTTCCTGAGGCAGCACCCGCTGCTcagccccgcggggccgggcaaG GTGAGGTGCAAGCTGACAGGACATGAGCTGCCCTGTCGCCTGTCGGAGCTGCAGGCTTACACCAGCGGCAAGAAGTACCAGCGGCTCATAAAGGCAGCCAGAGAGTTCGACTATGGCACGTTTGAGCCCCACATAGTGCCCAGCACAAAGAATTT ACACCAGCTGTTCTGCAAACTCACCCTCAGACACATCAACAAGCTTCCAGAGCACGTCCTGCGTCACGTCCAAGGGAAACGCTACCAGAAGGCCCTGAAAACGT ATGAGGAATGCCAGAGGGAAGGAGTGGAGTACGTCCCTGCCTGCCTGAGACAGAAGAAGCAGCGAGCACAGCACCCTGATGACCAAACAAATGGGAGCAAGCAGCCTCACAGGAAAGAGGAGTTCTGGGAGCCAAAATCCAGcgaggaggatggagaggacACAGATGACAGCATGAGTGACCTGTACCCAC CTGCActcttcccagaaaaaaacccaccagctgcagagagcacaaaGGGCAGCGATGACTTTGTGACAGACAACGAGGACGATGGTGCCAAGCAGAACGGAGAGCATGGGGCaaggagggacagcagcagagcagctggcaaGAGAGGAAAG aaacaGACAGGCcctttaaagaagaaattcaagAGCCATCATCgaaaacccaaaaatttcaaGAAAGCAACCaatgggaaataa
- the SURF4 gene encoding surfeit locus protein 4, whose protein sequence is MGHNDIMNTAEDFADQFLRVTKQYLPHVARLCLISTFLEDGIRMWFQWSEQRDYIDGTWNCGYFLASIFVILNLFGQLSGCILVLSRNFVQYACFGLFGIIALQTIAYSILWDLKFLMRNLALGGGLLLLLAESRSEGKSMFAGVPTMRESSPKQYMQLGGRVLLVLMFMTLLHFDLNFFSILQNIVGTALIILVAIGFKTKLAALTLVIWLFGINIYFNAFWTVPAYKPMHDFLKYDFFQTMSVIGGLLLVVALGPGGVSMDEKKKEW, encoded by the exons ATGGGCCACAACGACATTATGAACACCGCCGAGGACTTCGCCGACCAG TTCCTGAGGGTGACCAAGCAGTACCTGCCCCACGTGGCCCGGCTGTGCCTGATCAGCACCTTCCTGGAGGATGGCATCCGCATGTGGTTCCAGTGGAGTGAACAGAGGGACTACATCGATGGCACGTGGAACTGTGGCTACTTCCTGGCCTCCATCTTTGTGATCCTAAACCTCTTTGGGCAGCTGA GTGGCTGTATCCTGGTGCTGAGTAGGAACTTTGTGCAATATGCCTGCTTTGGACTGTTTGGAATTATAGCATTACAG ACTATTGCATACAGCATTCTATGGGACCTGAAGTTCTTGATGAG GAATCTGGCCCTTGGGGGAggcttgctgctgcttctggctgAGTCCCGCTCAGAGGGGAAGAGCATGTTTGCTGGTGTCCCCACCATGAGGGAGAGCTCCCCAAAGCAGTACATGCAGCTGGGGGGACGTGTGCTGCTTGTCCTCATGTTCATGACACTGCTACACTTTGACCTGAACTTCTTTTCT attCTGCAGAACAttgtgggcacagccctgatTATCTTGGTGGCAATTGGCTTCAAGACTAAGCTGGCTGCCTTGACTCTGGTCATCTGGCTCTTTGGCATCAACATCTACTTCAATGCCTTCTGGACCGTCCCAGCCTACAAGCCCATGCACGACTTCCTCAAATACGATTTCTTCCAGACCATGTCTGTCATTGGAGGGCTCCTCCTCGTGGTTGCACTGGGTCCTGGTGGAGTCTCCAtggatgagaagaaaaaagagtggTAA